A portion of the Homalodisca vitripennis isolate AUS2020 chromosome 2, UT_GWSS_2.1, whole genome shotgun sequence genome contains these proteins:
- the LOC124354508 gene encoding CDP-diacylglycerol--inositol 3-phosphatidyltransferase codes for MAAENIFLFIPNIIGYARIVLAIISFYYMATEWSVAVVCYVISGLLDALDGHAARYFNQSTKFGAILDQLTDRCGTTCLLVTLSYFYPKYMFFFQLSIAIDISCHWIYLHSSLLQGKTSHKFIDLGENPIMSVYYTSRPVLFFMCFGNEAFFAALYAMHFAEGPIIAGMGLFRLICYLAAPVMAVKTAISLVHGYVACCNIATIDVKEREALKQK; via the coding sequence ATGGCGGCAGAGAACATATTTCTGTTCATCCCAAACATCATCGGATATGCGAGAATCGTCTTGGCAATCATCTCCTTCTATTACATGGCAACCGAATGGTCTGTGGCTGTTGTCTGCTATGTGATCTCTGGTCTACTGGACGCATTGGACGGACACGCCGCACGGTACTTCAATCAGAGCACTAAGTTTGGTGCCATCTTGGATCAGTTGACTGACCGCTGCGGCACCACTTGCCTGTTGGTCACTTTGAGCTACTTCTATCCCAAGTACATGTTCTTCTTTCAGCTGAGCATCGCCATTGATATCTCTTGTCATTGGATATACCTCCACTCTTCGTTGCTGCAAGGGAAGACAAGTCATAAGTTTATTGACCTAGGGGAAAATCCGATCATGAGTGTCTACTATACATCTAGACCGGTTTTGTTCTTTATGTGCTTCGGGAATGAGGCATTTTTTGCTGCTCTGTATGCAATGCACTTTGCCGAAGGCCCGATTATCGCTGGGATGGGGTTGTTCCGACTGATATGCTACCTGGCAGCCCCAGTGATGGCTGTAAAAACGGCAATCTCTTTAGTCCATGGGTATGTCGCGTGCTGCAACATCGCTACCATTGATGTGAAGGAACGAGAAGCACTCAAGCAAAAATAA